Genomic segment of Macellibacteroides fermentans:
TATTTTCATTGACTGTATATTTTTTAAGGGCAGTCACATTATTATTATATGTAGAGTCATTTAAATACCACATATGATAACCTATGTAATGGCTATCATCAATCGGACATATTTCAACATAATAATGTAATTCAGGATTATACTGAAAACGGTTCTTTGCAACTAGTTTTTTTGAGTGCAGTGTTGAATTCAAATCAACCGTTATATATGAGTAAGCGCCATCATCTTTCAGATAAAATACAGAGTCGTTACTGTTTGGCACATAGCAGTAACAGGTGTTAAATTCTCCCGGTCCATTCCCTTTAGATGCAAACTGAGTCACGATCTTCCGGCTATCAAGAGAAAATAGTTCGATCAAATGATCACAATGAGGCTGATTCTGTACAATAATAATACTATCATGCATCAAATAAAATGCTGCAGGATCATTTAATGTAGAATCATCCAGCGTAATTAATTCAGGGTTACTTAGTATTACCTGTTCTTTAAAATCATCCCGGGTAAAGTTAACAATGTTCTTTTCTGCTTTTTTCGAGCTGCATCCTCCTAAATTCAGCAGAAGAAAAAGTCCAATAATCCAAATATTCATTATTCTTTTCATATTTATAGGTATTTCATTGTATTCTATTCATTCACAAATGTATGATTCGTATGCAAAGTTTCTTAATTAATATGGTGATATTTTAATGACATTCATTGTTTTACACCAATGACAACTGTTAGCTGGATACTTCCTTGTAAAAGGATACCTCATTTTGGGTGCTAATTGAATTAGACGAAGGTAGTTTTTCATAATATAAGGGCTATGTGTTCTTTCATAATTTATACGATATAGTTATTTGACAAATCTAATTTATTTAATCAACTTATCAAACAAAACACACTAAAAATACCTGACATATTATTTTTTTTAAGAATATATCAGGTATTTTTTGTTTTTATCTTCTTAAGGTAAGATGTAGATGATGCTCTTGGCAACTCCCAATCTTTTTATTTTAGAGGCCTCGGTAAGAGTTTTAAGGTCTTTGATTGCCGCATAACGGGTACAGCCGTTAAGAGAAATGCACTGGGTGGAAGTTATACTGGTCTCCTTAGCCAGGAAATCGAGAATTCTTTGTTGCCGTTGCTGCGGAGTTAATGGGTTTTCGTTTCCGGAAGGCTCTCTTTTCATGGTCATTGAGACGAATTTCTGCTTAAGTTCGTTTGCACACCGGAAGTTTACCTTCTTGAAACGGACAGATGCCGAGCGTATTTTTCTATCTCCGGTAAGCTGTTTCGGGCAGGATACTGAAATGGAAAAATGGCCTATCTTATCCAGATTTACGATATTTCCCTCTTTAAGGTGTACACTGATCATGTAGGAAAGATTGTCGAGCACGCTTATAACATCGCCGGTGGAAACGGACGACATGGTGGCCAGTTCGCGGGCAATCTGTTCGGTCTGAATGGTTCTTCCGGGCACAATCCGCGCATGAAACGTTTCTTGCTCACTCTTGTTCCCTTTGGGCGGATTTTTGAATAGGTTATACTTTGCTGCCATAGTTATAAATTATTACGTTTAGTTTATGTTTAAATTTCATTGGTTAAGTGAACAAATCGTCCTACAATTGTCAAAATGCATTTCGACAATTGTCATAATGCATTACCACATATATCAAAATAGATTTCGACATATGTCAAACGATTCGTACACTTAATGCAAATATAATTAATCCTATTGATTTACAACCAGTTTACCCTATAAAAAGCACTATTATTGTAAATAAAAATTATGGTTTACGTTGCGGGCGAATTTTGATTAATGACAGATGACAGATAGATGATAGATGCAAAAAGGCATCTGTCAGCTTGTATCATCTTGTTTTACAGAGAAGTAGACCCTAAAAATGATAGATAACAGATAGTTTTTAAAAATTCAGAACCTAATGGCAGAGTATTTGGTTTTAAATTATATATTGCACTTTCAATCAATCAAATACGATCCTATGAAACGAAGAGAATTTATTCATGCCGCTGCATTAGGTAGTTTGGCACTCAGCATTCCGCAGGTAAGGGCTTTCGGATCTACCTGGAGCAACAATTTCGAGCTACCTAAACGGGTTTTAGGCAGAACGGGCGAGCGGGTTTCGTCCATTGCTTTCGGGGGTATTATGTTGAATGATCATTCGCCTGAATTTGCCAAAGAAATTGTTTCAAAGGCAATAGAGTTGGGGGTTACCTATTTTGATGTGGCACCCAGTTACGGTAATGCCGAAGCAAAGTTGGGTCCGGCCCTCAAACCATACAGAAAGAATTGCTTCCTGGCTTGCAAAACACACGAAAGAGGCAGTGAGGGTGCGGAGAAAACATTGAACCAGTCGCTTACCTATCTTGAGACAGATTACTTCGACCTGTTTCAGCTACATGCCATCACTACGCGTGATGATGTGGAGAAGGCTTTTGCTCCGGGCGGAGCCATGGAGGTGATTGAGAAGGCAAAACGGGATGGCAAGATACGTTATGTAGGTTTCTCGGCTCATTCGGTTGAAGCGGCTTTGCTTGCCATGGAGAAATATGATTTCGACACAGCTATGTTTCCCTTGAATTTCGCATGCTGGAACGCAGGCGATTTCGGTCCGCAGATTTATGAAAAAGCATTGTCGCGCAACATGGGTGTTATCGCACTGAAGGCTATGGCGCTTACGGCCAACAAACCCGGACAGGAAAAGTACGACAAAAATGTATGGTACCAGCCGGTAACCGACGAAGAGACCATGAAGCTGGCCTTGAAATTCACTCTTTCGAAGGAGATTGCTACAGCCATTCCTCCCGGAAAATCGACATTGTTTCTAAAAGCCATCGAATTTATGAAAGACTATAAACCCATTACGCCACTTGAGTCTGAACAGCTGATGGCACTGGCTGCTCAAACGCCTCCATTATTTGCCAACAAATAGGGTTAAACCCTCAATAAAGTGGCAGCTTTTATGTTAAAAACAGATTAAATTTCTATTTTTGACCACATTTTTTAGGATTATTTCACTATAAAACACAGATAAGATTACATTTGGAACAGTATTTGCAATGTTTGGAACTAGATTCTTTATGAAATTAGTTCTTACTTTGTGAATCGAAAAGTAAAAATAAGAATACAACCAAACAATAGGTAGTTTTATGAGCAAAGAAAAAAGAAGATTATTTACGGCATCCGTTTCGGTAGCCGCAGTATTGTTTTTGTGTTTATCACTCAATTCTTGCGGGAAGCAAGACCAGCAAAGAGGTCAGCAAATAAAAGAACTGGCTGTAATAACTCTATCGGGTGCGGATGTTGAACTTAGCAGTTCGTATCCGGCTGTAATTAAAGGAAAACAAGACATTGAAATCCGTCCGCAGGTATCGGGCTTTATTACCCGGCTGGCTGTAGATGAAGGTTCTGTCGTTAAAAAGGGACAGACCTTATTTATTATCGATCCTGTTCAGTACGAAGAGGCTGCCAATGCAGCCCGGGCAACGGTACAAGTGGCCAAGGCCAATGTTGCAACCGCCGAGCTTACTGCACAGAATAAGCGCGAACTGGCTAAGAACAATATTATCGGTGCTTACGAATTGCAGATGGCAGAGAATTCGCTGTTGTCCAGCAAAGCTGTATTGGCTCAGGCTAACGCCCAGCTTATCAGTGCCGAGAAGAATTTGTCGTATACCCGCGTATCCAGTCCGTCGGACGGTGTTGTGGGAAGTATTCCTTTCCGTGTAGGTAGTCTGGTTAGCCCAAGCATTGCCACTCCTCTTACCACGGTATCGGATATTTCGGAGATGTATGCCTATTTTTCGATGACCGAGCGTCAGTTGCTTGGCTATACCTCGACCGGTACTTCTTCTAAAGATATTCTGAATACGATGCCTGCTGTTAAGCTTAAACTGATTGACGGAAGCATATATGCCGATAGCGGAAAGGTTGAAACCATGAGTGGTGTGATTGATCAGGCAACCGGATCGGTAAGCATCCGTGCCAGATTCCCAAACAAGAACCATATCCTTCGAAGCGGCGGTACCGGAACTGTAGTGATTCCGGCAAAGATGGCCAACTGCATCGTTGTTCCGCAGAAGGCTACTTTCGAGATTCAGGACAAACGTTTTGTTTATGTGGTGGACGAACAGTCTACTGTTAAAAGTACTCCTATTGAAATATTCACTTTGGATGATGGTAAGAACTTCGTTGTTACTTCGGGTCTGAAGGCCGGCGATAAGATTGTTGTAGAAGGCATCTCTTCGCTTAAAGATGGTATGCAGATCAAAGCGGTAACTCCGGAGCAGGCTGCCGCAAAAAATACCGGAGCTAATAGTCCTGCCCAGGGAGCTTCGAAATAAGGAAGTGAATACTAAAACAGAAAAATATGAAGTTAGATAGATTTATTAATCGCCCCGTACTCTCGACGGTTATCTCCATTTTTATCGTCATCCTGGGTATACTGGGGCTTGGGTCGCTGCCTGTTGAGCAGTACCCGGATATTGCCCCTCCTACTATTTCGGTAAGTACCTCTTATACGGGTGCAAATGCCCAGACTGTAATGAATAGTGTTATCACTCCTCTGGAGGAGTCGATCAACGGGGTGGAGAACATGATGTATATGACATCTTCTGCATCCAACGACGGGATGGCACAGATTCAGATTTATTTCAAGCAGGGAACCGACCCCGATATGGCGGCGGTAAACGTGCAGAATCGTGTATCGAAGGCTTTGGGTCTGCTGCCTGCCGAGGTTACCAAGGTGGGTGTTATTACGGCCAAACGGCAGACCAGTATGTTGATGGTGCTTTCGTTAAACAGTCCGGATAACAAATACGACCAGACGTTTATTCAGAATTATGCCAGCATCAATGTTATCCCGCAGATTATGCGTGTACCCGGTGTAGGGGATGCCATGTCTCCGGGTGCTCGTACGTACACAATGCGTATCTGGCTGAAACCGGAGGTTATGGCGCAGTATAAGCTGATGCCTAATGATATAACGGCGGTTTTGGCCGAACAGAATATCGAGGCGGCGCCCGGACAGTTTGGTGAGAACGGCGGTCAGTCGTTTCAGTATATTATGAAGACTAAAGGTAGATTACAGCAAACAGAAGAGTTTGAGAATATTGTGGTGAAAGCTACAACCGACGGACAAGTTCTCAGACTGAAGGATGTTGCCCGTATCGAACTGGGTGCCCAATCGTATACAGTGAACACCTACACCAACGGTCATCCGGCTACTGTTATGATTATCTTCCAGACTCCGGGTTCGAACGCTACGGAAATTATCGGTAATATTAAAAGTCTTATAAAGGATACCGAAAAGGAGATGCCGGAAGGGTTGAAGTTTGATGTTCAGATGGACACAAGCGACTTCCTGTACGCTTCTATAAACAAGGTATTGAGTACGTTGCTTGAGGCCTTTATCCTGGTGGTGCTGGTTGTATACATTTTCCTTCAGGACTTCCGTTCTACGCTTATTCCAACCATTGCAATCCCGGTTTCGCTGATCGGCACCTTCTTTATGTTGTACCTGTTTGGGTTTAGTGTGAACTTGCTTACACTGAGTGCCCTCGTGCTGGCCATTGCGATTGTGGTCGATGATGCGATAGTCGTCGTCGAGGCGGTGCATGCCAAGCTGGACCAGGGCTATAAGTCGGGTAAACAGGCTTCGCTGGATGCGATGAGTGAGATATCGGGTGCTATCCTTTCTATTTCGCTTGTGATGATGGCCGTATTTATCCCTGTAAGCTTTATGAGCGGAACATCCGGGGTATTCTATCGCCAGTTTGGTATAACCATGGCTGTGGCTATCGGCTTCTCTGCCTTGAATGCCTTGACGCTGAGTCCGGCTTTGTGTGCGATTTTCCTGAGTCCGAAACATGGCGAGGGTGAAAACGGCAAGCGTAAAAGCTTTATTGATCGTTTCCATATTGCGTTCAATACTTCGTATGATATGCTTCTGGGTAAATACAAAGGTGGTATCACCCGGATTATCAATCACCGCTGGCTTTCGATGGGTCTGGTTGTGGTAAGTATTGTTGCGCTTGTATTTTTTATGAAAACAACTCCTTCCGGAATGGTTCCGAATGAGGATACGGGTACATTTATGATGGCTGTAAACATGGCTCCGGGTACATCACTCGAACGTACCGAGGCTGCCATGGCCGAGGTGAATGAAATTTTGAAGGCTAATCCCCTGATCGATATCAGTACCCAGATTAGCGGATACGGACTTTTATCCGGTAGCGGTAGTTCGTATGGTACCTATTTCTGCCGACTCAAAAACTGGGACGAGCGTAAAGGTAAAGGACAGGATGTTAACAGCGTTATCGGTATGTTGTACCAGCAAACGGCCAAGGTTAAGGATGCCCAGATATTTATATTCGCTCCGCCTATGATTACGGGTTATGGTGCAACCAGTGGTTTTGAAATGCACCTGGAAGATAAAACCGGGGGCGACCTGAATCAATTCTTCGGCTTCACGCAGGAGTTTATGGGTAAACTGATGCAGCGTCCGGAGGTGGCGGTTGTACAAACTTCGTTCAATCCAACCTTCCCTCAGTACCTGGTTGATGTGGATGCTGCCAAATGTAAGCAGGCGGGCATCAGTCCGAGCACGGTGTTAACCACGCTTCAGGGATATTACGGTGGTATGTATGTGTCTAACTTCAACCGGTTTGGTAAATTGTATCGTGTATACATCCAGGCTGATCCGCAAGACCGTATTAACCCGGAATCGCTCAACAAGATATTTGTTCGTAACGGAGCCGAGATGGCGCCTATCTCTCAGTTTATGACGCTTACCAAAGTGTACGGACCTCAGGTTATCAACCGTTTCAATATGTACACATCCATTGGTCTGAATGGTGCCGCGGCTCCGGGATATACATCCGGACAGGCTATCAAGGCTATTGAAGAGGTGGCTGCCGAAACTTTGCCGGTTGGTTACAGCTACGAATTTTCGGGGATGACCCGCGAAGAGCATAGCACGGGTAGCGGAACTACGGCCATTGTGTTTGCATTGTGTCTTATATTCGTTTACCTGTTGCTGAGTGCCCAGTACGAAAGTTATATTTTGCCTTTAGTTGTTATTTTATCCATTCCGTTCGGTCTGGCAGGCAGCTTTGTTTTTGCTCAGCTGTTTGGATTGGAAAACAACATTTATATGCAGATTGCCTTGATCATGTTGATTGGTCTTCTGGCCAAGAATGCTATCCTTATTACGGAGTTCGCACTGCAGAGAAGGAAATCGGGTATGAGTATCAAGTGGTCGGCCGTATTAGGTGCCACCGCCCGTTTACGTCCTATTCTGATGACTTCGCTGGCCATGATTATCGGTCTGCTTCCGCTGATGTTCGCTTCGGGTGTTGGTGCAAACAGTAACAAAACGCTGGGGGCAGGTGCTGTAGGCGGTATGCTTATCGGTGTGATATTCCAGATATTTGTGGTACCGGGATTGTTTGTGGTATTTGAATACCTGCAGGAAAAGATCAAACCGATCGAGAAAACGGGTATGGATGTAGAAGAGGTTGTACCCGAATTGGCACAGTATAGTAATATTGATAAAGAATAACAGCATGAAAATACAAATCATAGGATGGATGTGTGCAACGGCTCTGCTGAGCAGTTGCCACATCTACAAATCATACGAACGGCCCGAAGTACAAACCGCCGGGGTGTATCGCGATACGGTAAGTGTAAACGATACCCTGGTTTCTGATACGGCCAACTTTGGAAACCTTCCCTGGAAGGAGGTTTTCCGCGATGCCAGACTTCAGGCACTGATTGAACAGGGACTGGCAGAGAATATAAGTATGCAGACGGCTTTACTGCGTGTTGAACAGGCTAAGGCCGGATTGCTTGCGGCCCGCCTGGCCTTTGCTCCGTCGCTGGCTCTTACACCCAATGCGTCTGTAAATAGTTTTGACGGCAGTAAGGCGATTCAGACTTATTCGTTGCCTGCCAGTGCCAGTTGGGAGATTGACTTGTTTGGTAATTTGATGAATGGCGCGAAAGGGGCTAAAGCCGGGTTGCTTGAAACAGATGCATACCGCCAGGCGGTGCAGACACAGGTCATAGCCAACATAGCCAACAGCTATTATACCTTGCTGATGCTTGACAAGCAGCTCGAAATTACAGAGAAGACAGCTGCTAGCTGGGGCGAGCAGGTAAGGGCTATGAAGGCGTTGAAGAATCTGGGTATGACCAACGAAGCTACCGTGGCTCAAAGTGAGGCTTATTACTATCAGGTACAGGCTTCGCTGCCGGAGATTCACCGTCAGATCCGCGAAACGGAAAATGCCCTTTCGCTGTTGCTGGGACAGACTCCGCAACGTATAGACCGTGCTACGCTGGAGGAACAGGAAATGCCGGATACCTTTTCGGCGGGTGTTCCTTTGCAGCTGTTATCGAACCGCCCGGATGTAAGGCAGGCCGAAATGGCTTTGGCCAGTGCCTATTACGCAACCAACCAGGCTCGTTCTGCCTTTTATCCAAAGATTACCTTGAGCGGATCGGCGGGGTGGACCAACAGTGCGGGTGGTATGATCGTAAATCCGGCCAAGTTCCTGGCTTCGGCTGTAGGTTCGCTTACACAACCGCTGTTTGCCAAGGGTCAGAATATTGCCCGTCTTAAAATATCCAAAGCTCAGCAGGAAGAGGCCCGTCTCGCTTTCGAACACAGCATCCTGAATGCCGGTACGGAGGTGAGCAACGCGTTGTTCAAGTACAAAGCGGCAGGCGAAAAGCGTACACAGCGCGAGATGCAGATCCAATCGTTACGTAGCGCGGTAGATAAAACCAAGCAGCTTATGCAGCTTAGTTCTTCCAACTACCTGGAAGTGCTTACGGCACAGCAATCGTTGCTGAGCGCAGAACTTACGGGTGTTAAGGATAGTTTTGATCAGATCCAGTCTGTTGTGAGCCTGTATCAGGCGCTTGGCGGTGGCAGAGGCGAAAGTAATTTTAAATAATCAGGATATGAATAATACAATTAGTCCACTGGCATTTGTCAGCCCCGATGCAAAACTAGGCGAGGGTGTTACCATTCATCCTTTTGCTTACGTTGATAAAGATGTTGTAATTGGAAACAATTGCACCATCATGCCTTATGCCAGTGTGTTAAGTGGTACCCGGATGGGAAATGGCAATCAGATTTATCAGGGAGCTGTGCTAGGTGCCACTCCTCAGGATTTTACCTTTCATGGGGATGAATCATTTCTCGAAATAGGTAACGACAATGTTTTCCGCGAAGGGGTATTGGTAAGCCGGTCGTCGCATGCGGGAGGAAAAACCGTAATCGGAAACAAGAACTTCCTGATGGAAGGAGTGCATGTTTGTCACGACAGCCGTATTGCCGATCATTGTGTAATAGGGATCAAGACCTTGGTTTCCGGCAACTCCATCATCGACTCGCACGCTATTCTGAGTTCGATGGTAATCATGTTCCAGGATACACACGTTGGAGAATGGAGTATGGTTCGCGGTGGAGCCCGTTTTAAAAAGGATGTTCCTCCTTTTGTTGTAACCACTGCCAATCCCACCTCCTATTATGGTGTAAACGTGAAGGTGCTTGAATACAATAAATTTCCCGAAAAGGTTATAAAGCACATAGCCCATGCTTACGAAATTATTTACCATGCAAAGGTAAGTGTTACGGATGCATTGATTAGAGTGGAAGAAGAGGTGCCGATGAGTGATGAGATCCGTTCGTTGGTTAAATTTATCAGAAGCTCGGGAAAAGGTATCGTCTGATGTTTCTGAGTTTCTAAATGCAACTTCAGGCAAGAAGGTCCGGGCTGGTTTCAGCTCCGGACCTTTTTTATGTCCGCTTCCCTGCCGGACATCTTGTTTTAGTTTTGGACTACTTATGAATGCTTTTCTACATGCGGGATGCTTCCAGCATGGATCCGAATTTGGAAAGATCGTCTACAATTACATCGGGTTTCAGTTCGGACTTCTCGGCATCTTCCAGGGTGCTCTCTCCCGAAAGTACCAAAACACCTAATGTTCTGGCTTCGTACGCCATACGGATATCGGTATAGATACGGTCGCCCACCATGGCAACCTCCCAGGGGTTAAGGCGATGCTTTTGCAATATACCTTCCAGCATTCTGGGATCCGGCTTCCCGATTACCATATCGGGTTTGCGACCGGTTGCCTCTTCCAGACAAGAACATATTGCACCGCAGTCCACCAGAATATTGGGAGTGTCGGTGGGACAAACTTTGTCGGGGTTGGTTGCCAGATAGGGAATCTGCTTGGATATCCACCAGGCAGTCCTGCACAGACGGGAATATACAAGGGATTTGTCGAAACCCACAACAACCGCATCGGGCTTATCCTCTGCACTGTCTGCCGTCAACTCGAAGCCTGCCGCCTCGAATTCGTCCATCATACTGGGTGTTCCCAATATAAACAGCCGTTTTATCTCCGGATAGTTGTTTTGCAGGTACTGAATGGTTGCCACTGCCGTTGTATACATTTCGTCTCTTTTAACCGGAATTCCCATCGCCTCGAGATGCAACAGATAATCTGTTATGCTTTTAGACGGATTGTTGGTCAGGAAAGAATAGCCGATACCCAATTTATCCAGTTTCTCTAAAAACGAGATGGTAAAGGGAAACAGCGTGCTTCCGTTATAGATAGTTCCATCCATATCCAGTGCTACGTGTTTGATGTTTTTTAAACGCTCGTGCAACTGGATGAATGAATTGATCTTCATTTTATGTATGTATCTGTTTATTGTAAATTCCATTGTTCTAAGTTATTTAGTTCCATATCCATCTGCTTTCGCATTCCTCGTGTTCGGCCTCCTCTTTGGTAAGACCTTCGGGAACCAGTGCCGGCAGGCCTACCGACTGCGGGGTATCTCTCATAGTAAACCACACACCTACCGCACCCAGCAGTGCGATAATGGAAGGTACGAAAAAGCACCACCTCCAACCCAGCGAGACCACATACCCGCATACGATTACAACCAACCCGGCCCCGATGGAGTGAGAGGTATTCCATACAGACATTTTGGTTGCCAGTTCTCTGGGCGGCACCCAATGGGTAAGCATCCTGGCACAGGGAGGAAATCCCATTCCCTGAAACCAGCCGTTCAGCATCCACACGATACCGAATACCAATACTGCCGAGCTGAAGCCAAATACCACGTTACAAATGGCAGATAGCACAAGTCCCGTTACCATAAAATAGCGTGCGTTCACCCTGTCGCCTATAAATCCATTGATAAATTTGGACAGACCGTATATTAATCCGTGCAGGGTTAGAAACAATCCCAGCTCGGTTTTCGTAATACCCAGGTCTGCTTGCATGGCAGGCATGGCTATGCTAAGGTTTTTACGTACAAAATAAAAAAGAGCATATCCGATCATCGTTGCTATGATGGTACGTGTTTGCCAATATTTAAAACGTTGTGATGTAGCTTGGTCCATGTGATTTAAATGATAATAAAGTTTGTTATTTGTCTGTCTCGTCTAAGGTTATATATGTTTTTTCATGCTGCCGGTTACTTTATTTCCCAGATTCCGTCTGCTCCGAAAAGCTGATCCAGCCAGGTATCCAGGTATCCTGTACGAACCGCCAGGTCGAGAACTGTGTACCTGCGGCGGATGTATTGAGCCCGGATAAAGGCTTCGCGTAATCGTGAACGCGAAAGCCCGATCTGTTCCGGTTCTACGGGTGCTCCCACCCGTTCGAGTCGCCGTCTCAGTTCGGATAACGGGAGAAGCTGACTGCGAAGGCGGCTCCTGGTTTCTGCCCAATTGCTTTTCAACAACTGGAGCTGCTCCCTCAGTTCATCGGCCGGAATATACTTCGCTCCGGTTTCCTGAACTCCGATAAGCGGGAAGTCGGTTCCTTCGAAAAGCTTCAGGGCACGGGCATCCGACTCGTCTCTGTCCGGCCAAAGCCGGCAGGCTTTTTCAACATCCAGCTCACTTAGATCGGTCTGCAGCACCTGTTCGTAGAAAGCGGTTAGGGCTATCGTTCCTATGCTGACCTGAAATCCATGGGATACATGTTCGCCGTGATTGAGGAAATGTTCCATATTCCACAGGTGGCTGAACTGATGTTCTGCTCCGGAAGCCGGTCTGCTGGATTGGGTGGCCTGCATGGCAAAACCGCCAAGCATCAATCCTTCAATCAGTTTGCCGATAGCCTGTTCGCTCCCTGCCGCAATCCCTTCCGGATCCGACAAAGCACCGGGCAGTCCGTCTTGCACAACCGACCAGGCCCTTTTGTCTATCGCCTCCACCTGTAAGGCATCGGCCAGAGCCTTTTCTATGTTTGCATTCATCGCCTTACTTTGCTTGTGCTTTTAAAGCGTCGTTGACTTCTGTTGGGATATCCGATTCGATAATGTCCGGATGTGTGGCAATCTCCATCAGATATTTGCTGTGCCGGTCGGCAGCAGATGCCAGCTTATCGTGTGTAGGTGCCACCGAGATCATACACCTTACGCCGTGACTATGCAGTAGGTCCACTATCTTCCTGTTTTCGTCGTTGATGGATGGTCCCACATAGGCAATCATATTTTTCCATGGCACACCCGAAATAGCGATATCTTCGTATTCTTTCCAGTTTCGGGCGAAGACAGACAATAAGATTTCAGGGAAACGATCGTAGTAGTATCTTGCCTGTGCTCCGGTATGGACCGTCAGCATCACATAGTCGGCTGCATCGAGCTTACGGATTAAGTCGGCAATCTGTTCCATCGGAACATCTTTTTTATCCAGGTTAACGATGGTTTTGCCTTTGCTCCATAAGATAACCTCCTCCAGCGTAGGTATTTTATATGGAGTTACGTTGCCTTCGCTGTCTTTCAGCCGTATATGCTGTAATTCATTCCAGGTATAATCGACCAGCTTTCCTTTACCGGAAGTGGTACGATCTAAGGTAGCATCGTGCATGAGGACAATCACACTGTCTTTTGTAAGACGGGGGTCGATTTCGAATATGGCAGTCATCCGGCCTATTATGTTCTTAAATCCTTCTTGACTGTTTTCAGGGTAACCCTTCTCCCGTCCGCCCCGGTGACCGCTTACGATGATTGATCCGTCGGCCTTATATGCTATGTATTCGCTGATCGATGCGTGGTTCCGAAAAGGCGATGAAATCTTCGCATCGGACTGAGCAGTTACATTCAAAGAGGTTAACAATAAACCGGCACACATCAGTCTAAGGAAAACATTTTGCCGTTTTTTTTCATTCATATTATTCTAGATATTACTTTAAGATTACTCAATTCTACATAAAAGACAAATTCAATTGTAAAATGTCGTGAAGATAAACTTTTTCTACAAGATATAACCTTTGGCTAAAGAACGGAATTCAGTAATTTGTTCTTCTTCCCAGTTTCGATCCTTACACAGCTCCTTTGCCATAATGGATGCAACCATCGGGGCTACTTCAGCTGCCACCCGGGCATCCAGAAACAGCAGACGCACCCTCCGGGCAAGTACATCTTCCACGGTCTGCGCCATCTCTTCCCTTACAGCCCATACTACATGTGCCACAGTAAAGGTATAGTCTTTATGCAGCAACTGGGCATACTCCTTGTTTTCCTGTTTTAGCAGGTTTATTTTCTTTGCATCCGAACCGTA
This window contains:
- a CDS encoding dehydroquinate synthase/iron-containing alcohol dehydrogenase family protein encodes the protein MNANIEKALADALQVEAIDKRAWSVVQDGLPGALSDPEGIAAGSEQAIGKLIEGLMLGGFAMQATQSSRPASGAEHQFSHLWNMEHFLNHGEHVSHGFQVSIGTIALTAFYEQVLQTDLSELDVEKACRLWPDRDESDARALKLFEGTDFPLIGVQETGAKYIPADELREQLQLLKSNWAETRSRLRSQLLPLSELRRRLERVGAPVEPEQIGLSRSRLREAFIRAQYIRRRYTVLDLAVRTGYLDTWLDQLFGADGIWEIK
- a CDS encoding glycerophosphodiester phosphodiesterase family protein, with translation MNEKKRQNVFLRLMCAGLLLTSLNVTAQSDAKISSPFRNHASISEYIAYKADGSIIVSGHRGGREKGYPENSQEGFKNIIGRMTAIFEIDPRLTKDSVIVLMHDATLDRTTSGKGKLVDYTWNELQHIRLKDSEGNVTPYKIPTLEEVILWSKGKTIVNLDKKDVPMEQIADLIRKLDAADYVMLTVHTGAQARYYYDRFPEILLSVFARNWKEYEDIAISGVPWKNMIAYVGPSINDENRKIVDLLHSHGVRCMISVAPTHDKLASAADRHSKYLMEIATHPDIIESDIPTEVNDALKAQAK